One Erythrobacter aureus DNA segment encodes these proteins:
- a CDS encoding sensor histidine kinase yields MNVALLSVIAAAMFATLLLVYQTVEAERAQREQVAKTTEILEELRLVNNAALNGETGQRGYLITLDRRYLSPYQIGREQIDPALDRIRALIGDEATPRQTELIDQIDALARAKFDEMAASVELLENGQLLDARRAVLTDEGVETMERLSRAIAEMEQIENAILADRNTQAARTEARLLPLLGALLVLLILAMIAGARLVGRAARAEAEAAQAAVVSEARDRADLLARELNHRVKNLFAVILAIVQMSGRDKPEAKEVTESIAQRIRALLTAHEVSQGELERPVASLRALVETSLAPYRSRKHTAEIDGPEIMLPAKRVTPLGLVLHELTTNAVKYGAWQSEGTVSVTWTEKDGRVALEWRESGANIEEVPERKGFGSLLMTSAARQFGGTLERKFTKDGLRVSIELPVDD; encoded by the coding sequence ATGAATGTGGCCCTGCTGAGCGTGATCGCGGCGGCAATGTTCGCCACGCTCCTGCTCGTCTATCAGACCGTGGAAGCCGAACGCGCCCAGCGCGAACAGGTTGCGAAAACCACCGAGATTCTGGAGGAACTGCGCTTGGTCAATAACGCGGCTCTGAACGGCGAGACAGGGCAGCGCGGCTATCTCATCACACTAGACCGGCGCTATCTCTCGCCATACCAGATCGGACGTGAACAGATCGATCCGGCTCTCGATCGGATCCGGGCGCTCATCGGCGACGAAGCGACTCCGCGCCAGACCGAGCTGATCGACCAGATCGACGCCCTGGCCCGCGCGAAATTCGACGAGATGGCAGCCAGTGTCGAGCTGCTCGAGAACGGGCAGTTGCTCGATGCGCGCCGCGCGGTGCTTACCGACGAGGGTGTGGAGACCATGGAACGGCTCAGTCGCGCGATCGCCGAAATGGAGCAGATTGAGAACGCGATACTGGCCGATCGCAACACTCAGGCGGCGCGAACCGAGGCGCGTTTGTTGCCACTGCTGGGTGCCCTGTTGGTATTGTTGATCTTGGCCATGATCGCAGGTGCCCGGCTGGTCGGCCGCGCGGCCAGGGCCGAGGCCGAAGCGGCGCAGGCGGCGGTCGTCAGCGAAGCACGGGACCGCGCCGACCTGCTTGCCCGCGAGCTCAACCACCGGGTCAAGAATCTCTTCGCGGTCATCCTTGCAATCGTGCAAATGAGCGGCCGGGACAAACCGGAAGCCAAGGAAGTCACCGAGAGCATCGCCCAGAGAATCCGCGCCCTGCTCACCGCGCACGAAGTGAGTCAGGGCGAATTGGAACGGCCCGTTGCTTCGCTCCGCGCGCTGGTGGAAACGTCGCTCGCACCGTATCGCTCGCGCAAGCACACTGCCGAAATCGATGGCCCGGAAATCATGCTGCCGGCCAAACGAGTGACCCCGCTCGGTCTCGTCCTCCATGAGCTGACGACCAATGCGGTGAAGTACGGCGCCTGGCAATCCGAAGGCACGGTGAGTGTGACCTGGACGGAAAAAGACGGAAGGGTGGCTCTCGAATGGCGCGAGAGCGGCGCGAATATCGAAGAGGTTCCCGAACGCAAGGGGTTCGGCAGCCTGCTGATGACCAGTGCCGCACGGCAGTTCGGCGGCACTCTCGAACGGAAATTCACGAAGGATGGCCTGCGGGTCTCGATCGAGCTTCCGGTTGATGACTAG
- a CDS encoding mechanosensitive ion channel family protein: protein MLERYDPRNWPISIEGVIHTLIVLSGAILAAFIVHWLAFAILRRLAKASESTLDDVVVEGVRRPLRWAAIAFSITVAAENDALVGQGWDLLAKFLTPAVVGWVAYAVVRGLAKGYEAQIEGAEDPVAQRGRLTRIAILSRTVKVAIIIITVSLIMLNVPGVRDIGTTMLASAGLAALAVGAAAQPALKSLIAGLQMALTQPLRIGDLVKVDGQAGRVEEIRMSFVTVRTWDERVLVVPTSRFLDESFENWSRVDERLTGPVMLHLDPIAEVEPIREEFERFVQAQDLWDGRNLQLLMTEAHPESIELRLSMSADTIGDLWTLRCTVREHMLGWLKENQPEALIRHRLEVEAANQRAEEA, encoded by the coding sequence ATGTTAGAGCGTTACGATCCGCGCAATTGGCCGATTTCCATCGAGGGCGTGATCCATACCCTGATCGTGCTGAGCGGTGCTATTCTGGCCGCATTCATCGTCCATTGGCTGGCCTTCGCGATTCTGCGGCGGCTGGCCAAGGCTTCGGAAAGCACGCTCGACGATGTCGTCGTGGAAGGGGTGCGCAGGCCCCTTCGCTGGGCCGCCATCGCATTTTCGATAACCGTCGCGGCAGAGAACGATGCCTTGGTCGGCCAAGGCTGGGACCTCCTGGCCAAATTCCTGACACCCGCAGTGGTCGGCTGGGTGGCCTACGCCGTCGTGCGCGGCCTCGCCAAAGGATATGAAGCGCAAATCGAGGGAGCGGAAGATCCCGTCGCGCAGCGTGGCCGCCTCACGCGGATCGCGATCCTTTCCCGCACGGTGAAGGTCGCGATCATCATCATCACCGTATCGCTAATCATGCTCAACGTTCCCGGCGTGCGCGATATCGGCACGACTATGCTGGCCTCGGCCGGTCTTGCCGCGCTGGCCGTGGGCGCCGCGGCACAGCCAGCGCTGAAATCCCTGATCGCGGGCCTGCAAATGGCGCTCACCCAGCCGCTACGTATCGGCGATCTGGTCAAAGTCGACGGACAGGCGGGCCGGGTGGAGGAAATCCGGATGAGCTTCGTGACGGTGCGCACTTGGGACGAGCGCGTTCTGGTTGTGCCGACAAGCCGGTTTCTGGACGAGAGTTTCGAAAACTGGTCGCGGGTCGATGAACGCCTGACCGGTCCAGTGATGTTGCATCTCGACCCAATCGCCGAAGTGGAGCCCATTCGCGAGGAGTTCGAGCGTTTCGTGCAAGCACAGGATCTGTGGGACGGGCGCAATCTGCAACTGCTGATGACCGAAGCCCATCCCGAAAGCATCGAACTGCGCCTATCGATGAGCGCCGATACGATTGGCGATTTGTGGACCTTGCGCTGCACCGTGCGCGAACACATGCTGGGCTGGCTCAAGGAAAACCAGCCCGAAGCGCTGATCCGCCACCGGCTCGAGGTCGAGGCGGCGAATCAGCGCGCTGAGGAGGCCTAG
- a CDS encoding CDC48 family AAA ATPase gives MADADAAAATEEKTIRLAVAAARQEESGQGIARMPRSAFQALGITEGDVVEITGKRATAAVAMSAYDEDQSLDVVRLDGLQRGNAEVGSGEHVKVAVAQSRPATRVVFAPAQREMRLQGPPQALKRNFFRKPLVAGDLVATTGQQPVQNMPPEVRRMFNAPAYALTQIRLSVVSTAPKGIVHIDEDTEVELRAEFEAPRDARAVVNYDDVGGMGETIQQLREMVELPLRYPELFTRLGVDPPKGVLLHGPPGTGKTRLAQAVANESDANFFTINGPEIMGSGYGESEKALREVFEQATKSAPAIIFIDEIDSIAPKRDRVPGEAEKRLVAQLLTLMDGLEARSNLVVIAATNRPEAIDEALRRPGRFDREIVIGVPDESGRREILGIHTRGMPLGDKVDLGELAKATYGFVGADIAALAREAAIDAVRRIMHKIDLDERTIPPEVLDELCVTREDFLSALKRIQPSAMREVMVQMPNVGWSDIGGIGDAIEKLKEGIELPMKNPEAFHRLGIRPAKGFLLYGPPGTGKTLLAKAVAKEAKANFISMKSSDLLSKWYGESEQQIARMFKRARAVAPCVLFIDEIDSLVPARGSGQGEPQVTGRVVNTILAEMDGLEELQSVVVVGATNRPTLVDPALLRPGRFDELVYVGTPDKAGREQILGIHTQHMPLADDVDLGEVAVKTARFTGADLEDVVRRAGLSALHRAGGDVQNVTAADFAEALEDSRATVTVKMETEYKKMRGELKKRAAEVRPIGFLYEGMVESTRDEKHGPDTSA, from the coding sequence ATGGCCGATGCGGATGCTGCAGCAGCGACAGAGGAAAAGACCATAAGGCTGGCGGTGGCGGCGGCACGGCAGGAAGAAAGCGGGCAGGGCATAGCCCGCATGCCGCGATCGGCCTTCCAGGCACTCGGCATCACCGAGGGAGACGTAGTCGAAATAACGGGGAAACGGGCGACCGCAGCGGTGGCCATGTCGGCCTATGACGAAGACCAAAGCCTAGATGTGGTGCGCCTTGACGGGCTCCAGCGCGGTAATGCGGAGGTTGGCTCGGGCGAGCATGTAAAGGTCGCCGTGGCTCAGTCGCGGCCAGCGACGCGCGTGGTCTTCGCGCCCGCCCAGCGGGAAATGCGGCTCCAAGGACCGCCCCAGGCACTCAAGCGCAATTTCTTCCGAAAACCGCTGGTTGCGGGCGATCTGGTGGCGACGACCGGCCAGCAGCCCGTCCAGAACATGCCGCCAGAGGTTCGCCGCATGTTCAATGCACCGGCCTATGCCCTGACCCAGATCCGCCTGAGCGTGGTGTCCACGGCCCCCAAGGGCATCGTTCATATCGACGAGGACACAGAGGTCGAATTGCGCGCGGAATTCGAAGCGCCGCGCGACGCCCGGGCCGTCGTCAATTATGACGATGTCGGCGGCATGGGCGAGACCATCCAGCAATTGCGCGAAATGGTCGAACTGCCGCTGCGCTATCCCGAACTGTTTACCCGCCTGGGGGTCGACCCGCCCAAGGGCGTGCTGCTGCACGGCCCGCCGGGCACCGGCAAGACGCGGCTTGCGCAGGCGGTTGCCAATGAGAGCGACGCCAATTTCTTCACCATCAACGGGCCTGAAATCATGGGCTCGGGCTATGGGGAAAGCGAAAAGGCCCTGCGCGAAGTGTTCGAACAGGCGACCAAGTCGGCGCCGGCCATCATTTTCATCGACGAAATCGATTCGATCGCACCCAAGCGCGATCGGGTGCCGGGCGAGGCGGAAAAACGGCTGGTCGCCCAGTTGCTTACCCTGATGGACGGGCTCGAGGCGCGTTCCAACCTGGTCGTCATCGCCGCGACCAACCGCCCCGAGGCCATCGACGAGGCTTTGCGGCGTCCCGGACGTTTCGACCGCGAGATTGTGATCGGTGTGCCCGATGAAAGCGGGCGGCGCGAGATCCTTGGTATCCATACCCGGGGCATGCCGCTCGGAGACAAGGTGGACCTTGGCGAGTTAGCCAAGGCTACCTATGGCTTCGTAGGCGCCGATATCGCCGCGCTGGCACGGGAGGCGGCGATCGATGCCGTCCGCCGGATCATGCATAAGATCGATCTGGACGAACGGACCATTCCGCCCGAAGTGCTCGACGAGCTGTGCGTGACCCGCGAAGATTTCCTGTCCGCTCTCAAGCGCATCCAGCCCAGCGCCATGCGTGAAGTTATGGTTCAGATGCCCAATGTCGGCTGGTCCGATATCGGCGGAATCGGCGACGCGATCGAGAAACTCAAGGAAGGCATCGAATTGCCGATGAAGAATCCCGAGGCGTTTCACCGTCTCGGGATCCGACCGGCCAAGGGCTTTCTGCTTTACGGCCCTCCGGGTACCGGCAAGACGCTGCTCGCCAAGGCGGTGGCGAAGGAAGCCAAGGCCAATTTCATCTCGATGAAGAGTTCGGACCTGTTGTCGAAATGGTATGGCGAGAGCGAGCAGCAGATTGCGCGTATGTTCAAACGTGCCCGCGCCGTCGCACCGTGCGTATTGTTCATCGACGAGATCGACAGTCTCGTGCCGGCGCGCGGCAGTGGGCAGGGCGAGCCTCAGGTGACCGGGCGCGTGGTCAATACCATCCTTGCCGAAATGGATGGGTTGGAGGAATTGCAGTCGGTCGTGGTGGTCGGCGCGACCAACCGCCCGACCCTTGTCGATCCCGCGCTGCTGCGTCCGGGCCGCTTCGACGAGCTGGTCTATGTCGGCACACCGGACAAAGCGGGGCGCGAGCAGATATTGGGCATACACACGCAGCACATGCCCCTGGCGGATGACGTCGACCTGGGTGAAGTGGCGGTCAAAACCGCTCGCTTCACCGGCGCGGATCTCGAGGATGTGGTGCGCCGTGCCGGTCTCAGCGCGCTCCATCGCGCCGGTGGGGATGTGCAAAACGTGACCGCTGCCGATTTTGCAGAGGCACTCGAGGACAGCCGGGCGACCGTTACTGTCAAAATGGAAACCGAATACAAGAAGATGCGCGGCGAGCTGAAAAAACGTGCCGCCGAAGTCCGGCCGATCGGCTTTCTTTACGAAGGGATGGTCGAAAGCACCCGCGACGAAAAGCACGGGCCGGATACCAGCGCCTAG
- a CDS encoding 5'-nucleotidase, lipoprotein e(P4) family: MKRILAFAASAVALSGCTTAQAPPVIATQTVIASDDRAAPDTMRWLYGSGEAAGASIQTWRQIADYAIAVSRQRRVPQSVPLGLPDAPGGVGTPSCMADDGTTKPFAAVFDVDETVLLNTGYEYWQALSGKPFDIDEWTEWANEGAGIAKPVPGAVTGLKRLREAGIAVIFNTNRNSDTAAGTIAAIEAAGTGPAVHLENLFLRGDDTMGSRKDGRRARIAAQYCVIAMAGDNLGDFADVFNADEGAIAARRAAVARGQYAQLWGNGWFLMPNPVYGAWQEGTIGEVFPPETRWKPSPSDAPVIMDGQ, encoded by the coding sequence ATGAAACGAATTCTTGCCTTTGCAGCAAGCGCGGTTGCGCTGAGCGGATGCACGACGGCCCAAGCCCCGCCCGTTATCGCCACCCAGACGGTCATCGCAAGCGATGATCGCGCTGCGCCCGATACCATGCGCTGGCTCTACGGATCGGGAGAGGCCGCCGGCGCATCGATCCAAACCTGGCGGCAGATCGCCGACTACGCCATCGCCGTATCGCGCCAGCGCCGGGTACCGCAATCGGTTCCGCTGGGCCTGCCCGATGCACCGGGCGGAGTGGGAACGCCTTCCTGCATGGCCGACGACGGGACGACGAAGCCCTTTGCCGCGGTGTTCGATGTCGACGAAACCGTGCTGCTCAATACCGGGTACGAATATTGGCAAGCGCTTTCGGGCAAGCCCTTCGATATCGACGAGTGGACCGAGTGGGCCAATGAGGGCGCGGGTATTGCCAAGCCCGTTCCGGGCGCCGTCACCGGTCTCAAGCGCCTGCGCGAAGCGGGCATAGCCGTGATTTTCAACACCAATCGCAATTCGGATACAGCCGCGGGCACCATCGCGGCGATCGAGGCGGCCGGCACCGGCCCCGCTGTTCACCTCGAAAACCTGTTCCTGCGGGGCGACGATACTATGGGTAGCCGCAAGGACGGGCGCCGTGCGCGGATCGCCGCACAGTATTGTGTCATCGCCATGGCTGGCGACAATCTTGGCGACTTTGCCGATGTCTTCAACGCCGATGAGGGAGCCATTGCAGCACGGCGCGCGGCTGTAGCGCGCGGGCAATATGCACAGCTATGGGGCAATGGTTGGTTCCTCATGCCCAACCCCGTCTATGGCGCCTGGCAGGAAGGCACCATTGGCGAGGTCTTCCCGCCGGAAACACGCTGGAAGCCTTCGCCCAGCGATGCGCCCGTGATCATGGACGGCCAATAG
- a CDS encoding nitronate monooxygenase, whose translation MPMNRVCELTGADFPLFAFSHCRDVVAAVSKAGGFGVLGATRFSPDQLEEELAWIDAHVEGAPYGVDVLVPEVIDPRVRELSDNKSRAAAIDPSYQGFVNRVLGEFGIAPEPEMPILRERMGITPENGLALMEVAFSHPIRLIANALGIAPPAMIKEGKRRGVPVAALVGAKEHAIRQAEAGVDIIVAQGTEAGGHCGEVSTLVLIPEVVRELARAGHDMPVLAAGGIMTGGQMAGMMAAGAQGAWTGSIWLATPEAETSETFRDKMVAARSRDTVRSRSRTGKPARQLRTAWHDAWDSSGGPGTLPMPLMGMVSEPAFARIEREAAAGNDGARELVSYFVGQGVGLVEQVRSSRQVVQDFREEFVEAVGRLTDSVGMG comes from the coding sequence ATGCCGATGAACCGCGTTTGCGAATTGACGGGAGCGGACTTTCCGCTCTTCGCTTTCAGCCACTGCCGCGACGTGGTCGCCGCAGTCAGCAAGGCGGGCGGCTTTGGCGTACTGGGGGCAACACGCTTCAGCCCCGACCAGCTAGAGGAAGAGCTGGCCTGGATCGATGCCCACGTAGAGGGCGCCCCCTATGGCGTGGATGTCCTCGTGCCGGAAGTAATCGACCCGCGGGTTCGAGAGCTGTCGGACAATAAGAGCCGCGCCGCCGCGATCGATCCCTCCTATCAAGGCTTCGTCAATCGGGTGCTCGGGGAATTCGGGATAGCACCCGAACCGGAAATGCCGATCCTGCGCGAACGCATGGGTATAACGCCCGAAAACGGCCTCGCGCTGATGGAGGTCGCCTTCAGCCATCCGATCAGGCTCATCGCGAACGCGCTGGGCATCGCCCCGCCCGCGATGATCAAGGAAGGTAAGCGACGCGGTGTACCCGTGGCGGCGCTGGTGGGAGCGAAAGAACATGCAATCCGGCAGGCCGAAGCGGGGGTCGACATCATCGTCGCGCAAGGCACCGAGGCGGGCGGGCATTGCGGCGAGGTGTCCACGCTGGTGCTGATACCCGAAGTGGTGCGCGAACTGGCGCGCGCGGGCCATGACATGCCCGTGCTGGCGGCGGGCGGGATCATGACCGGCGGACAAATGGCGGGCATGATGGCCGCGGGGGCACAGGGCGCCTGGACCGGATCGATCTGGCTCGCCACGCCCGAAGCCGAGACCAGCGAGACCTTCCGTGATAAAATGGTTGCCGCCCGCAGCCGCGACACGGTGCGTTCGCGCAGCCGGACCGGCAAACCGGCGCGGCAATTGAGAACCGCATGGCACGATGCATGGGATTCCTCCGGCGGCCCCGGCACCCTTCCCATGCCGCTGATGGGGATGGTGTCCGAACCGGCCTTCGCACGGATCGAGCGCGAAGCCGCCGCGGGCAATGACGGCGCGCGCGAGCTCGTCAGCTATTTTGTCGGCCAGGGCGTCGGCTTGGTGGAGCAGGTTCGTTCGAGCCGACAGGTCGTGCAGGACTTCCGCGAGGAATTTGTCGAAGCCGTGGGTCGCCTCACCGATTCTGTCGGCATGGGGTGA
- a CDS encoding CaiB/BaiF CoA transferase family protein, translated as MWLDSPRNPKAPLAGLKVLELARVLAGPWAGQILADLGADVIKIESPEGDGTRQWGPPWIERENGEREAAYYHAANRGKRSIVADFRNEEDLARVRELAASADVALENFKTGKLAKFGLDYDSLAKANPALVYCSITGFGQTGPRAREAGYDFVIQAMSGFMALTGEPQGQPMKMGISISDLVCGLYAVIGIQAALAMRERTGRGQHVDMSLLDCSVGLLASQAMHLLTTGENPPRMGNEHAQVSAYGVFPVADGEVVLAPANDGLFRKLLSLLGREDLLGEEKFATNEGRLANREELDAIIAAETRKWQLDELLADCVEDGIPAGRVNPIDAVFEEAQVQSRAMRIDLEGIPGVRSPFTFSEAELALDHPSPRKGEHG; from the coding sequence ATGTGGCTCGATTCTCCGCGCAATCCGAAGGCCCCGCTCGCCGGGCTCAAAGTCCTTGAACTCGCCCGCGTGCTCGCAGGGCCTTGGGCCGGGCAAATCCTGGCCGATCTTGGTGCCGATGTCATCAAGATCGAAAGCCCCGAGGGCGACGGTACCCGTCAGTGGGGGCCGCCATGGATAGAGCGCGAGAATGGCGAGCGCGAAGCCGCCTATTACCACGCGGCCAATCGCGGGAAGCGTTCGATCGTCGCGGATTTCAGAAACGAAGAAGATCTCGCGCGTGTGCGCGAATTGGCGGCATCGGCGGATGTCGCGCTCGAAAATTTCAAAACCGGGAAGCTCGCGAAATTCGGGCTCGATTATGACAGCCTTGCCAAAGCCAATCCCGCCCTCGTCTATTGTTCGATCACCGGTTTTGGCCAGACCGGCCCGCGTGCGCGTGAAGCTGGCTACGATTTCGTCATTCAGGCGATGAGCGGTTTCATGGCGCTGACCGGCGAGCCGCAGGGGCAGCCGATGAAGATGGGCATCTCCATCTCGGACCTCGTATGCGGCCTCTATGCGGTCATCGGCATTCAGGCGGCCCTCGCCATGCGCGAGCGCACCGGGCGCGGTCAGCATGTCGACATGTCGCTGCTCGATTGCTCGGTCGGCCTGCTCGCCAGTCAGGCCATGCATCTTCTCACGACAGGCGAGAACCCGCCGCGCATGGGTAACGAGCATGCGCAGGTCAGCGCTTATGGGGTCTTTCCCGTCGCCGATGGCGAGGTCGTGCTGGCCCCGGCCAATGACGGGCTGTTCCGCAAATTGCTGTCGCTGCTCGGGCGTGAAGACCTGCTGGGCGAAGAGAAGTTCGCCACCAATGAGGGCCGCCTCGCCAATCGCGAGGAACTCGACGCGATCATCGCGGCCGAAACGCGCAAATGGCAATTGGACGAACTGCTCGCCGATTGCGTGGAAGACGGGATTCCGGCCGGAAGGGTCAATCCCATCGACGCCGTCTTCGAAGAGGCTCAGGTACAGTCGCGCGCCATGCGCATCGATCTCGAAGGCATTCCGGGGGTGCGCAGCCCGTTCACCTTTTCCGAGGCCGAACTGGCGCTCGACCACCCCAGCCCGCGCAAGGGTGAACACGGCTAG
- the metK gene encoding methionine adenosyltransferase: protein MRTSYLFTSESVSEGHPDKVSDQISDAIVDLMLRKDPEARVACETMTTTQRVILSGEIRCAPMYDAKNPDWAENGGWAPGAKEEIEKAVRRTVREIGYEQDGFHWQSLTFENHLHGQSSEIAQGVDASGNKDEGAGDQGIMFGFACDETPDFMPATLDYSHKILERLAADRKSGAAPFLEPDAKSQVTLRYENGRPVECTAVVVSTQHAKGYHEGDKEAELKAYVKKVVTEILPEGWISGDTQWHINPTGAFEIGGPDGDAGLTGRKIIVDTYGGAAPHGGGAFSGKDPTKVDRSAAYIGRYLAKNIVAAGLARRCTIQLSYAIGVSKPLSLYIDTHGTAAEGVTDEALENAIRGMEKLGGLTPRAIRTHLGLNRPIYRKSAAYGHFGRQAEGEAFPWERTDLVKDLKAALD, encoded by the coding sequence ATGCGCACCAGTTACCTGTTCACTTCCGAGAGTGTCTCGGAAGGCCACCCCGACAAGGTTTCCGACCAGATTTCCGACGCCATTGTCGATCTGATGCTGCGCAAGGATCCCGAGGCGCGGGTCGCTTGTGAAACGATGACGACGACTCAGCGGGTGATCCTTTCCGGCGAAATTCGCTGTGCGCCGATGTACGATGCCAAGAATCCCGACTGGGCCGAAAACGGCGGCTGGGCACCGGGCGCAAAGGAAGAGATCGAAAAGGCCGTTCGCCGAACCGTGCGAGAGATCGGTTACGAGCAGGATGGGTTCCACTGGCAGTCGCTGACCTTCGAGAACCATCTTCACGGTCAGTCGTCTGAAATCGCGCAGGGCGTCGATGCCAGCGGCAACAAGGATGAAGGCGCGGGCGATCAGGGGATCATGTTCGGTTTTGCCTGCGATGAGACGCCCGATTTCATGCCGGCCACGCTCGACTACAGCCACAAGATCCTCGAACGGCTTGCCGCAGACCGCAAGAGCGGCGCGGCGCCCTTCCTCGAACCGGACGCCAAAAGCCAGGTAACCTTGCGGTACGAGAATGGCAGGCCCGTGGAATGTACGGCAGTCGTCGTATCGACCCAGCACGCCAAGGGCTATCACGAGGGCGACAAGGAAGCCGAACTCAAGGCCTATGTGAAGAAGGTCGTCACCGAAATCCTGCCCGAAGGCTGGATTTCCGGGGACACCCAATGGCACATCAACCCGACCGGGGCCTTCGAGATCGGCGGTCCCGATGGCGATGCCGGTCTCACGGGTCGCAAGATCATTGTCGATACGTATGGCGGCGCAGCGCCGCATGGCGGCGGCGCGTTCAGCGGGAAAGATCCGACCAAGGTCGATCGCTCGGCCGCTTATATCGGGCGCTATCTGGCCAAGAACATCGTGGCAGCAGGCCTTGCCAGGCGCTGCACGATCCAGTTGAGCTACGCGATCGGCGTATCGAAGCCGCTATCGCTGTATATCGACACGCACGGCACCGCAGCCGAGGGCGTTACCGACGAAGCCCTGGAAAACGCGATCCGTGGAATGGAAAAGCTGGGCGGTCTGACTCCGCGGGCCATCCGCACGCATCTCGGCCTCAACCGGCCGATCTACCGCAAGAGCGCGGCCTATGGACATTTCGGCCGCCAGGCGGAAGGGGAAGCCTTCCCATGGGAGCGCACCGATCTGGTCAAGGATCTCAAGGCGGCTCTCGACTGA
- the lnt gene encoding apolipoprotein N-acyltransferase, producing METIPGLARSHPKISALLLGAISAFGFQPFHLWPLGLAAMAAFGWLAWQQAGWKRALLVGWLFGVAHFTATNNWIATAFTYQAEMPAALGWAAVPLLSLYLAIWPGLATAAAWLIARGKGLFAFALAFGACWIAAEWLRSWVFTGYSWGPFSMMLLGPWDRPGLARLLPFAGSYALSGAVVAAAVGGAALAAARRWAALGASVLAVTALIYWPAGRGGTGDLALTLVQPNLKQEDIDDASKFEDQFQTIAGLSKPLKPGARRLVLWPESGVPDYLRDGYPQRYYIQMTAGGDPAFARARIGDVIGPASLLLTGLVDLEIGTVDGRRKAIGAYNAVTSIDPDGKLGERYAKAHLVPYGEYLPFRALLEPLGLSRLVAGTIDFIPGPGPRTQDLGQYGMAGMQICYEIVFSGEVVDRGNRPDYIFNPSNDGWFGTWGPPQHLAQARMRAAEEGLPVLRSTTTGISAVIDARGVVREHIGRKVAGRIDTLVPTPKAPTWFARMGHWLTLIWGIVFLALSLVAMRFAGGYPTRNT from the coding sequence ATGGAGACAATCCCCGGCCTGGCCCGTTCCCACCCGAAGATTTCCGCGCTGTTGCTGGGCGCTATCTCGGCGTTCGGCTTTCAGCCATTTCACCTCTGGCCGCTGGGGCTTGCCGCGATGGCGGCTTTCGGCTGGCTCGCATGGCAACAGGCAGGCTGGAAGCGGGCCCTGCTGGTTGGCTGGTTGTTCGGCGTCGCTCATTTCACGGCGACCAATAACTGGATCGCGACCGCTTTCACTTATCAGGCGGAAATGCCCGCAGCGCTCGGATGGGCTGCGGTGCCCCTGCTTTCGCTCTATCTCGCGATCTGGCCCGGACTTGCGACTGCCGCAGCCTGGCTGATCGCGCGGGGGAAAGGGCTGTTCGCTTTTGCCCTGGCATTCGGAGCGTGCTGGATCGCCGCCGAATGGCTGCGAAGCTGGGTCTTCACCGGCTACAGCTGGGGGCCGTTTTCGATGATGCTGCTCGGGCCTTGGGATCGCCCCGGCCTGGCGCGGCTGCTGCCATTCGCCGGCAGCTATGCGTTGTCCGGCGCGGTGGTCGCAGCGGCGGTTGGCGGAGCCGCGCTCGCCGCCGCGCGCCGCTGGGCCGCGCTCGGCGCATCCGTGCTGGCGGTAACGGCTCTGATCTACTGGCCTGCCGGTCGGGGCGGGACAGGCGATCTGGCTCTCACGCTGGTGCAGCCCAACCTCAAGCAGGAAGACATCGACGATGCGTCGAAGTTCGAGGACCAGTTCCAGACCATTGCGGGCCTGAGCAAGCCGCTGAAACCTGGCGCTCGCCGATTGGTACTATGGCCGGAAAGCGGCGTTCCCGACTACCTTCGCGATGGTTATCCGCAGCGCTACTACATCCAGATGACCGCAGGCGGCGACCCCGCTTTCGCGCGCGCGCGGATCGGCGATGTCATCGGACCGGCCAGCCTGCTGCTGACCGGTCTGGTCGATCTCGAGATCGGCACAGTGGATGGACGAAGGAAAGCGATCGGCGCCTACAATGCGGTCACGTCGATCGATCCCGACGGTAAGCTGGGCGAGCGTTATGCGAAGGCGCATCTCGTTCCCTATGGCGAATATCTTCCCTTCCGGGCTCTGCTCGAGCCGCTGGGGCTTTCGCGTCTGGTGGCGGGTACGATCGATTTCATTCCCGGACCGGGACCGCGGACCCAGGATCTCGGGCAGTACGGCATGGCGGGCATGCAGATCTGCTACGAAATCGTCTTTTCCGGCGAAGTGGTCGATCGCGGCAATCGCCCGGACTATATCTTCAATCCGTCCAACGATGGCTGGTTCGGCACCTGGGGGCCGCCGCAGCATCTGGCCCAGGCGCGCATGCGCGCTGCGGAAGAAGGGCTCCCCGTTCTGCGATCGACCACAACCGGCATCAGCGCCGTGATCGATGCGCGCGGCGTGGTGCGCGAACATATCGGCCGCAAGGTCGCGGGGCGGATCGATACGCTGGTCCCGACGCCGAAGGCGCCAACGTGGTTCGCACGAATGGGCCACTGGCTCACTCTGATATGGGGCATTGTTTTTCTGGCACTATCGCTGGTTGCCATGCGCTTCGCAGGTGGCTACCCCACCCGCAACACATAA